The Heptranchias perlo isolate sHepPer1 unplaced genomic scaffold, sHepPer1.hap1 HAP1_SCAFFOLD_773, whole genome shotgun sequence genome contains a region encoding:
- the rpl37a gene encoding large ribosomal subunit protein eL43, whose translation MNAKRTKKVGIVGKYGTRYGASLRKMVKKIEISQHAKYTCSFCGKTKMKRRAVGIWHCGSCMKTVAGGAWAYNTTSAVTVKSAIRRLRELKDQ comes from the exons gcGAAACGCACGAAGAAGGTGGGGATTGTGGGTAAATATGGCACGCGATATGGGGCATCGCTGAGGAAGATGGTGAAGAAGATCGAAATCAGCCAACATGCCAAGTACACGTGCTCCTTCTGTGGGAAG ACTAAAATGAAGAGGAGGGCGGTCGGTATCTGGCACTGTGGATCCTGCATGAAGACGGTGGCTGGAGGGGCTTGGGCCTACAA CACCACCTCTGCTGTCACCGTGAAGTCTGCGATTCGCCGCCTGAGGGAGCTGAAGGATCAGTAA
- the LOC137319234 gene encoding LOW QUALITY PROTEIN: reticulophagy regulator 2-like (The sequence of the model RefSeq protein was modified relative to this genomic sequence to represent the inferred CDS: inserted 1 base in 1 codon) — protein sequence MLNSESCDEPTAETESESEAELSCFNSKVDVRTTALAFAITDSELSDEEASILESGGFTVSRGXNPQLTDVSEDLDQQSLHSEPEEAFAKDLPEFPSVEELAAESSPSSVAHGLGVEPSVSAQDSPFFIHTLASPLHFVNTHFNGNEAAISLPKSTQAPALNLTLEAFSEQIVTSAISTVVQNTLSALLSNPLSSSITQLPTDSHQKLRLQLGPMESQLREAESHQEEVDDFELLEQGELDQMDTELGLNQQHRQSDGRPITSQVTATELPKKS from the exons ATGCTGAATTCAGAGAGCTGTGACGAGCCGACAGCGGAgactgagagtgagagtgaggctgaGCTTTCCTGCTTTAATTCCAAG GTGGATGTCAGGACCACGGCCTTGGCTTTTGCAATCACCGACTCGGAGCTGTCGGATGAGGAGGCTTCCATTCTGGAGAGCGGAGGATTCACAGTCTCGCGGG ACAACCCACAGCTCACCGATGTGTCGGAAG ATCTCGACCAGCAGAGTCTGCACAGTGAGCCAGAGGAAGCTTTTGCTAAAGACCTGCCCGAGTTCCCCTCGGTGGAGGAGCTGGCTGCTGAAAGCAGCCCCTCGAGTGTTGCTCACGGACTGGGTGTGGAGCCCAGTGTCAGTGCTCAGGACTCACCGTTCTTCATTCACACCCTGGCCTCTCCTCTGCACTTTGTAAACACACATTTCAATGGGAACGAGGCAGCGATCAGCTTACCAAAGAGTACTCAAGCACCTGCTCTAAACTTGACTTTAGAGGCCTTCAGTGAGCAGATTGTGACATCGGCCATCTCGACTGTGGTTCAGAACACTCTGTCAGCACTTCTTTCAAACCCACTCAGCAGCAGCATCACCCAGCTTCCCACAGACTCACACCAGAAACTCCGCTTACAGCTAGGACCCATGGAATCCCAACTGAGGGAGGCCGAATCGCaccaggaggaggtggatgaTTTTGAGCTGCTCGAGCAGGGGGAGCTGGATCAGATGGACACGGAGCTTGGTCTGAATCAGCAGCACAGGCAGTCGGACGGGAGGCCCATCACGTCACAGGTCACAGCAACTGAGCTGCCGAAGAAGAGCTAG